One window from the genome of Oryctolagus cuniculus chromosome 1, mOryCun1.1, whole genome shotgun sequence encodes:
- the P2RY2 gene encoding P2Y purinoceptor 2: MAAGSDPWNGTANGTWEGDELGYKCRFNEDFKYVLLPVSYGTVCVLGLCLNVVALYIFLCRLKTWNASTTYMFHLAVSDALYAASLPLLVYYYARGDHWPFGAVLCKLVRFLFYTNLYCSILFLTCISVHRCLGVLRPLLSLRWGRARYARRVAAAVWVLVLACQAPVLHFVTTSARGGRVTCHDTSAPELFSRFMAYSSVMLGLLFALPFAVILVCYVLMARRLLRPAYGTTGGLPRAKRKSVRTIAVVLAVFAICFLPFHVTRTLYYSFRSLDLSCHTLNAINMAYKVTRPLASANSCLDPVLYFLAGQRLVRFARDAKPPTDPSPEPPARRRLGLRRSNRTDTKRTADVSASSQDTRQTACAAASGENTKDIRL, from the coding sequence ATGGCAGCAGGCTCGGACCCCTGGAATGGCACTGCGAACGGCACGTGGGAAGGGGATGAGCTGGGCTACAAGTGCCGCTTCAATGAGGACTTCAAGTACGTGCTGCTGCCCGTGTCCTACGGCACCGTGTGCGTGCTGGGGCTGTGTCTGAACGTCGTGGCGCTCTACATCTTCCTGTGCCGCCTCAAGACCTGGAACGCCTCCACCACCTATATGTTCCACCTGGCCGTGTCCGACGCGCTCTACGCCGCCTCCCTGCCGCTGCTGGTCTACTACTACGCCCGCGGCGACCACTGGCCCTTCGGCGCGGTGCTCTGCAAGCTGGTGCGCTTCCTCTTCTACACCAACCTGTACTGCAGCATCCTCTTCCTCACTTGTATCAGCGTGCACCGCTGCCTGGGCGTGCTGCGGCCCCTGCTCTCCCTGCGCTGGGGCCGGGCGCGCTACGCCCGCCGGGTGGCCGCCGCCGtgtgggtgctggtgctggcctGCCAGGCCCCTGTGCTGCACTTCGTAACCACCAGCGCTCGCGGGGGCCGCGTCACCTGCCACGACACCTCGGCGCCTGAGCTCTTCAGCCGCTTCATGGCCTACAGCTCCGTCATGCTGGGCCTGCTCTTCGCCCTGCCCTTCGCCGTCATCCTGGTCTGCTACGTGCTCATGGCTCGGCGGCTGCTCCGGCCGGCCTACGGCACCACAGGGGGCCTGCCGCGGGCCAAGCGCAAGTCGGTGCGCACCATCGCCGTGGTGCTGGCTGTCTTCGCCATCTGCTTCCTGCCCTTCCACGTCACCCGCACCCTCTACTACTCCTTCCGCTCCCTGGACCTCAGCTGCCACACGCTCAACGCCATCAACATGGCCTACAAGGTCACCCGGCCGCTGGCCAGTGCCAACAGCTGCCTCGACCCTGTGCTCTACTTCTTGGCTGGCCAGAGGCTCGTGCGCTTTGCCCGCGATGCCAAGCCGCCCACAGACCCtagccctgagcccccagcccgcCGCAGGCTGGGCCTGCGCAGATCCAACAGGACAGACACCAAGAGGACAGCAGATGTGTCGGCCAGCAGTCAGGACACACGGCAGACGgcgtgcgctgcggccagtggcGAGAACACTAAGGACATCCGGCTGTAG